Proteins from a single region of Longimicrobium sp.:
- a CDS encoding HD domain-containing protein — MAESVTAAELRAAFGRTVEERFSHRLALNVPSRANAKLTAVIDRINHDDELYALWLAANVNAVERLGMTDHGPVHVKIVMNIAVKLLRMLVEHGVEPSVVANYGMSTDDAEVVVALAALMHDLGMSIHRSGHEEMSLFVAQPKIRELLDGIYDVGTATILRAEILHAIIAHRSGGKPLTLEAGIVRVADALDMAKGRSRISLGIERTMSIHSISAAAIDSVHIENGEEKPVRLRIVMSNSAGVFQLDELFREKLSGSGLEPFVEVEALIEGEEEKRLVTSAYRL; from the coding sequence ATGGCGGAATCCGTTACCGCCGCCGAGCTCAGGGCGGCGTTCGGAAGGACGGTGGAAGAGCGGTTCTCGCACCGGCTTGCGCTGAACGTGCCGAGCCGCGCCAACGCGAAACTGACCGCGGTCATCGACCGCATCAACCACGACGACGAGCTGTACGCGCTCTGGCTGGCGGCCAACGTCAACGCCGTGGAGCGCCTGGGGATGACCGACCACGGCCCCGTGCACGTGAAGATCGTGATGAACATCGCGGTCAAGCTCCTGCGCATGCTCGTGGAGCACGGCGTGGAGCCGTCCGTGGTCGCCAACTACGGGATGTCGACCGACGACGCCGAGGTGGTGGTCGCCCTGGCCGCGCTGATGCACGACCTGGGGATGTCCATCCACCGCAGCGGGCACGAAGAGATGTCGCTGTTTGTGGCCCAGCCCAAGATCCGCGAGCTGCTGGACGGCATCTACGACGTGGGAACGGCCACCATCCTGCGCGCCGAGATCCTGCACGCGATCATCGCGCACCGCTCGGGCGGCAAGCCGCTGACGCTGGAGGCGGGGATCGTGCGCGTGGCCGACGCGCTGGACATGGCCAAGGGCCGCTCGCGCATCTCGCTGGGAATCGAGCGCACGATGAGCATCCACTCCATCAGTGCGGCGGCAATCGACTCGGTGCACATCGAGAACGGCGAGGAGAAGCCGGTGCGCCTGCGCATCGTGATGTCGAACTCCGCCGGCGTCTTCCAGCTCGACGAGCTCTTTCGCGAAAAGCTCAGCGGCAGCGGCCTCGAGCCCTTCGTCGAGGTCGAGGCGCTGATCGAGGGCGAGGAGGAGAAGCGCCTGGTGACCAGCGCGTACCGGCTGTAG
- a CDS encoding alpha/beta fold hydrolase, which translates to MQATQRTPHPSPRAPHPFTPTPFRPAWWLPGAHAQTVAGRYLRPRTGVRYRRERVDTPDGDFLDLDFAAVPGRPAPPAEAPLVLVVHGLEGSSESAYVLETCRKLWDRGIRSVALNFRSCSGEPNRLPRFYHAGDTGDIAFVLDLLAARNPGVALGAVGFSLGANVVLKYLGEMGDSARVRAAAAISIPFDLGAGADYLDASVTGRLYTGVFVRSLQEKFRQKRHLIGEACDERRVLGARSFREFDDAATARLHGFDGVDDYYGRSSSAQFLPRIRVPTLLVHAIDDPFVPPDAIPRDAIAANPALVPAIVERGGHVGFISGQPWEPEFWAEAEAARFIAGELAGEG; encoded by the coding sequence ATGCAAGCCACGCAAAGGACCCCGCACCCGTCGCCCCGCGCGCCGCATCCGTTCACGCCGACGCCCTTCCGCCCGGCGTGGTGGCTCCCCGGCGCGCACGCGCAGACCGTGGCGGGGCGCTACCTCCGCCCGCGCACCGGCGTGCGCTACCGCCGCGAGCGCGTCGACACCCCCGACGGCGACTTCCTGGACCTCGACTTCGCCGCCGTTCCCGGCCGCCCCGCGCCGCCCGCGGAAGCGCCCCTCGTGCTCGTCGTCCACGGCCTTGAGGGGAGCTCGGAGTCGGCGTACGTGCTGGAGACCTGCCGCAAGCTGTGGGACCGCGGCATCCGCTCCGTAGCGCTGAACTTTCGCTCCTGCAGCGGCGAGCCCAACCGCCTCCCGCGCTTCTACCACGCCGGCGACACGGGGGATATCGCCTTCGTGCTCGACCTGCTGGCGGCGCGGAACCCGGGCGTGGCGCTGGGCGCCGTCGGCTTCTCGCTGGGCGCCAACGTCGTGCTCAAGTACCTGGGGGAGATGGGAGATTCGGCGCGGGTGCGCGCGGCGGCGGCCATCTCCATCCCTTTCGACCTGGGCGCGGGCGCGGACTACCTCGACGCGTCGGTGACGGGGCGACTCTACACCGGCGTGTTCGTCCGCTCGCTGCAGGAGAAGTTTCGCCAGAAGCGCCACCTGATCGGCGAGGCGTGCGACGAGCGGCGGGTGCTCGGCGCCCGCAGCTTCCGCGAGTTCGACGACGCGGCCACGGCGCGGCTGCACGGCTTCGACGGCGTGGACGACTACTACGGCCGCAGCAGCAGCGCGCAGTTCCTGCCCCGCATCCGCGTTCCCACGCTGCTGGTGCACGCCATCGACGACCCGTTCGTCCCGCCCGACGCCATCCCGCGCGACGCTATCGCCGCCAACCCCGCGCTCGTCCCGGCGATCGTGGAGCGGGGCGGCCACGTCGGCTTCATCTCCGGCCAGCCGTGGGAGCCCGAGTTCTGGGCCGAAGCGGAGGCCGCGCGCTTCATCGCCGGCGAGCTCGCGGGTGAAGGGTGA
- a CDS encoding 1-acyl-sn-glycerol-3-phosphate acyltransferase, translating into MWLLPVFSALSRNALRLFYRLKISGERVPEDGPVLLVANHPNSLLDPAMVVAAARRPVRFLAKAPLFDMGAVGMLVKGAGAIPVYRQQDATGPTSQNEDTFRAVWAALAEGAAVGIFPEGTSHNEPSLVPLKTGAARIAFGAAQRTGGAFPIVPVGLSFREKETFRSDALAVIGDPVEWDDLAGTSPDDRDAVRELTRRIDEALHDVTVNLERWEDAPLVETAEAVYAAELPVDASPDARVARLREAAEGLARVRAEGRSEWRRVAREVAAHGRILRVLGLTPRELKTSNRADAALGWTVRQLAFFGLGAPVAALGIAAYWIPYRLTGFLEARRGELRDVRATFKLLVGGILHLLWTVAIAAVVGWRFGWIAALATLVALPLAGFVAIRVTERWAAATAEARRFFLRARRREEIAELRTRQAELARRLHALWEQVRV; encoded by the coding sequence GTGTGGCTCCTTCCCGTCTTCTCCGCGCTTTCCCGCAACGCGCTGCGGCTGTTCTACCGCCTGAAGATCTCCGGCGAGCGGGTGCCGGAGGATGGGCCGGTGCTGCTCGTCGCCAATCACCCCAACTCGCTGCTGGACCCGGCGATGGTGGTGGCCGCGGCGCGGCGGCCGGTGCGCTTCCTGGCCAAGGCGCCGCTCTTCGACATGGGCGCGGTGGGGATGCTGGTGAAGGGCGCGGGCGCCATCCCCGTCTACCGCCAGCAGGACGCCACCGGGCCGACCTCGCAGAACGAGGACACCTTCCGCGCCGTGTGGGCCGCGCTGGCCGAGGGCGCGGCAGTCGGCATCTTTCCCGAGGGCACCAGCCACAACGAGCCGTCGCTGGTGCCGCTGAAGACCGGCGCCGCGCGGATCGCGTTCGGCGCGGCGCAGCGGACAGGCGGCGCCTTTCCCATCGTTCCCGTGGGCCTGTCGTTCCGGGAGAAGGAGACCTTCCGCTCCGACGCACTGGCGGTGATCGGCGATCCCGTCGAGTGGGACGATCTCGCGGGGACGAGCCCGGACGACCGCGACGCCGTGCGCGAGCTGACGCGGCGGATCGACGAGGCGCTGCACGACGTCACCGTGAACCTGGAGCGCTGGGAGGACGCGCCGCTGGTGGAGACGGCCGAGGCGGTGTACGCGGCCGAGCTGCCGGTGGACGCCTCGCCCGACGCGCGGGTGGCGCGGCTGCGCGAGGCCGCCGAGGGGCTCGCGCGCGTCCGCGCGGAGGGGCGGAGCGAGTGGCGGCGCGTGGCGCGCGAGGTGGCGGCGCACGGGCGCATCCTGCGCGTGCTCGGCCTCACGCCGAGGGAGCTGAAGACGAGCAACCGCGCGGACGCGGCGCTCGGGTGGACGGTGCGGCAGCTCGCGTTCTTCGGCCTCGGCGCGCCCGTCGCCGCGCTGGGGATCGCCGCGTACTGGATCCCCTACCGGCTGACGGGCTTCCTCGAGGCGCGGCGGGGCGAGCTGCGCGACGTCCGCGCGACGTTCAAGCTGCTCGTCGGCGGGATCCTGCACCTGCTGTGGACGGTCGCGATCGCCGCGGTGGTGGGATGGAGATTCGGATGGATCGCCGCGCTGGCCACGCTCGTCGCCCTGCCGCTGGCGGGCTTCGTGGCCATCCGCGTGACGGAGCGCTGGGCCGCCGCGACGGCCGAGGCGCGGCGATTTTTCCTCCGCGCGCGGCGGCGGGAGGAGATCGCCGAGCTGCGCACGCGCCAGGCCGAGCTCGCCCGGCGCCTGCACGCGCTGTGGGAACAGGTGCGGGTGTAG
- a CDS encoding alpha-hydroxy acid oxidase codes for MTASHESPPTLDAMEEAARASLSEAAYHYYAGGAEDEVTLRANRAAFGRFYLRPRVLVDVGEVDLSVELLGERLAMPVLLAPTAFQRLAHSEGERASARAARAAGTLMVASTLSTTTVDDTAAAAPGPLWFQLYVFRQREITRALVERAEAAGCTAVCLTVTVPVQGNRLRDNRTRFRLPPELEMANFSGLRQAVLPEAAGSGLDAFIGREFDPTLTWDAVAWLRSVTRLPVVIKGIVTPEDAALAVEHGVDAVIVSNHGGRQLDCAEPTLLALPRVADAVAGRIPVLMDGGVRRGTDVAKALALGARAVLVGRPALWGLAAGGEAGVARVLETLRAELARTLALLGRPSVSALDRSAVTEIPGLLPPSP; via the coding sequence ATGACCGCATCTCACGAATCCCCCCCGACGCTCGACGCGATGGAAGAGGCGGCGCGCGCGTCGCTCTCCGAGGCCGCGTACCACTACTACGCGGGCGGCGCCGAGGACGAGGTGACGCTGCGCGCCAACCGCGCCGCGTTCGGCCGCTTCTACCTCCGCCCCCGCGTGCTGGTGGACGTGGGCGAGGTCGACCTCTCCGTGGAGCTGCTGGGCGAGCGGCTGGCGATGCCGGTGCTGCTGGCGCCGACGGCCTTCCAGCGGCTGGCGCACTCCGAGGGCGAGCGCGCCTCCGCCCGCGCCGCGCGCGCGGCCGGCACGCTGATGGTGGCCAGCACCCTCTCCACCACCACGGTCGACGACACCGCCGCGGCGGCGCCCGGGCCGCTCTGGTTCCAGCTCTACGTGTTCCGGCAGCGGGAGATCACGCGCGCGCTGGTGGAGCGCGCCGAAGCGGCGGGGTGCACGGCCGTGTGCCTCACCGTCACCGTTCCCGTGCAGGGGAACCGGCTGCGCGACAACCGCACCCGCTTCCGCCTGCCGCCGGAGCTGGAGATGGCCAACTTCAGCGGCCTGCGGCAGGCGGTGCTCCCCGAGGCGGCGGGCTCCGGCCTCGACGCCTTCATCGGGCGCGAGTTCGACCCCACGCTGACCTGGGACGCGGTGGCATGGCTCCGCTCCGTCACCCGGCTTCCCGTGGTGATCAAGGGGATCGTGACGCCGGAAGATGCCGCGCTGGCGGTGGAGCACGGCGTGGACGCGGTGATCGTGTCGAACCACGGCGGCCGCCAGCTGGACTGCGCCGAGCCCACCCTGCTGGCCCTGCCGCGCGTGGCCGACGCGGTGGCCGGGCGCATCCCCGTGCTGATGGACGGCGGCGTGCGGCGCGGCACCGACGTGGCCAAGGCGCTGGCGCTGGGCGCGCGCGCCGTGCTGGTCGGCCGCCCCGCGCTCTGGGGGCTGGCCGCCGGCGGCGAGGCGGGCGTCGCCCGTGTGCTGGAGACGCTGCGCGCCGAGCTCGCGCGCACCCTCGCCCTCCTCGGCCGTCCCTCCGTCTCCGCGCTCGACCGCTCGGCCGTCACGGAGATCCCGGGCCTTCTGCCGCCCTCGCCGTGA
- a CDS encoding MFS transporter: MIETEIVSEPTPVYPAHHLPHQITRRAVVGWVLYDLANTIFSMGVVSLYFSLWVRDQVGAERADFTYGLITAVSMAIIFLVSPLLGAMTDRAPRRMPFLVTSTVICVVFTALLARAGFWPTAVLFVIANVAYQAGTQFYDAMLPEVSTEENRGKVGGIGVGIGYLGSYLAVALGLILKTDDKPRLFLAIAAAFLVFSIPCFLFVRERGNPRPRPIGWAMVKDSTSQTLRTLRAGQQYPGLVRFLVGRVFYTDSINTVISIMALYTVNVAVSTGMSEAEGQKTSQFIMLSAITFAVAGGFIWGWLTDRLGPRRTLNYVLRAWMGVFALAGLVGIVGLPLAFLYVVAAAAGFSMGGVWAADRPYMLRLTPPSRVGEFYGLYGMVGRFSAITGPVLWAASTYVTIQLLHLAPRVGQGLSVILLMGMIVVSYVILQPISDAPREWTGDDALPHHAAGEPAS; encoded by the coding sequence ATGATCGAAACCGAGATCGTCTCCGAGCCGACGCCGGTCTATCCCGCGCACCACCTGCCGCACCAGATCACGCGGCGCGCCGTGGTGGGGTGGGTGCTGTACGACCTGGCCAACACCATCTTCTCGATGGGCGTGGTGTCGCTCTACTTCTCGCTCTGGGTGCGCGACCAGGTGGGCGCCGAGCGGGCGGACTTCACCTACGGGCTGATCACCGCCGTCTCCATGGCCATCATCTTCCTCGTCTCCCCGCTGCTGGGGGCCATGACGGACCGGGCGCCGCGCCGGATGCCGTTCCTCGTCACCAGCACGGTGATCTGCGTGGTCTTCACCGCCCTGCTGGCACGCGCGGGGTTCTGGCCCACGGCGGTGCTGTTCGTGATCGCCAACGTGGCGTACCAGGCGGGAACGCAGTTCTACGACGCCATGCTCCCCGAGGTCAGCACCGAGGAGAACCGCGGTAAGGTGGGGGGGATCGGGGTGGGGATCGGCTACCTGGGCTCGTACCTGGCCGTGGCGCTGGGACTGATCCTGAAGACGGACGACAAGCCGCGCCTGTTCCTGGCCATCGCCGCCGCGTTCCTCGTCTTCTCCATCCCCTGCTTCCTGTTCGTGCGCGAGCGCGGCAACCCCCGCCCGAGGCCGATCGGCTGGGCGATGGTGAAGGACTCGACCTCGCAGACGCTGCGCACGCTGCGCGCGGGGCAGCAGTATCCCGGACTGGTGCGCTTCCTGGTCGGCCGCGTGTTCTACACCGACTCGATCAACACCGTGATCTCGATCATGGCGCTGTACACGGTGAACGTGGCGGTCAGCACGGGGATGAGCGAGGCGGAGGGGCAGAAGACCAGCCAGTTCATCATGCTCTCGGCCATCACCTTCGCGGTGGCGGGCGGGTTCATCTGGGGATGGCTGACCGACCGGCTGGGGCCCAGGCGCACGCTCAACTACGTGCTGCGCGCATGGATGGGCGTGTTCGCGCTGGCCGGGCTGGTGGGGATCGTAGGATTGCCCCTGGCCTTCCTCTATGTGGTTGCCGCGGCGGCCGGGTTCTCGATGGGCGGCGTGTGGGCCGCCGACCGGCCGTACATGCTGCGGCTGACGCCGCCGTCGCGCGTGGGCGAGTTCTACGGGCTGTACGGGATGGTGGGCCGCTTCAGCGCCATCACCGGCCCGGTGCTGTGGGCCGCGTCCACGTACGTCACCATCCAGCTGCTGCACCTGGCGCCGCGCGTGGGCCAGGGGCTGAGCGTGATCCTGCTGATGGGGATGATCGTGGTCAGCTACGTCATCCTCCAGCCCATCTCCGACGCCCCCCGCGAGTGGACGGGCGACGATGCGCTCCCCCACCACGCCGCCGGGGAGCCGGCATCGTAG
- a CDS encoding phosphatase domain-containing protein: MTETSGKDGRVAGWKEHLERIASRVENALDEQRERLGMAGERRPRIDAYRGYGPGNRVWVKARVLRGAPAPRSRERDSVWLNLASTLQRFESDEIPGAQVRVRYPGGEQFLKADREGYVECWAEPSPPLAGGWQGVEMELLEPTDGHDPYRTSAPVIVPPETARHGVISDIDDTVIRTDVASRLRMAKNVLLGNAYTRMPFPGVAPFYRALERGASGNAQNPVFYVSSSPWNLYDMLAEFLELRRIPLGPLLLRDWGLAPVDIGDEGGHSGHKRRHIGRILDTFPTLPFILVGDSGQEDPEIYHRAVHDHPERILAVYIRNVSRAPERVEAIKALAAEVEKAGSALVLADDTLAAARHAAEHGWIDPACLPEIGEVAEDEQRPRSDAVRRTNEDLSAGDV; encoded by the coding sequence GTGACGGAGACCAGCGGAAAGGACGGGCGAGTGGCGGGGTGGAAGGAGCACCTGGAGCGGATCGCGAGCCGGGTGGAGAACGCGCTCGACGAGCAGCGCGAGCGGCTGGGGATGGCCGGCGAGCGGCGGCCGCGCATCGACGCGTACCGCGGCTACGGGCCGGGGAACCGCGTCTGGGTCAAGGCGCGCGTGCTGCGCGGCGCCCCCGCGCCCCGCTCGCGCGAGCGCGACAGCGTTTGGCTGAACCTGGCGTCCACGCTGCAGCGCTTCGAGAGCGACGAGATCCCCGGCGCGCAGGTGCGCGTGCGCTACCCCGGCGGCGAGCAGTTCCTCAAGGCCGACCGCGAGGGGTACGTGGAGTGCTGGGCCGAGCCGTCTCCCCCGCTGGCCGGCGGGTGGCAGGGGGTGGAGATGGAGCTGCTGGAGCCGACGGACGGCCACGACCCGTACCGCACCTCCGCGCCGGTGATCGTGCCGCCGGAAACCGCGCGCCACGGGGTGATCAGCGACATCGACGACACCGTGATCCGCACCGACGTCGCCTCGCGCCTGCGCATGGCGAAGAACGTCCTGCTGGGGAACGCGTACACGCGGATGCCGTTCCCCGGCGTGGCGCCCTTCTACCGCGCGCTGGAGCGGGGGGCGAGCGGGAACGCGCAGAACCCGGTCTTCTATGTCTCCAGCAGCCCCTGGAACCTGTACGACATGCTGGCCGAGTTCCTGGAGCTGCGCCGCATCCCGCTGGGCCCGCTGCTGCTGCGCGACTGGGGGCTGGCGCCGGTGGACATCGGCGACGAGGGGGGACATTCGGGGCACAAGCGCCGGCACATCGGCCGCATCCTCGATACCTTCCCCACCCTGCCGTTCATCCTGGTCGGCGACAGCGGGCAGGAGGACCCGGAGATCTACCACCGCGCGGTGCACGACCACCCGGAGCGCATCCTGGCCGTCTACATCCGCAACGTGAGCCGCGCGCCGGAGCGCGTGGAGGCCATCAAGGCGCTGGCGGCGGAGGTGGAGAAGGCCGGGAGCGCGCTGGTCCTGGCCGACGACACGCTGGCCGCCGCGCGCCACGCCGCCGAGCACGGCTGGATCGACCCGGCGTGCCTCCCCGAGATCGGCGAGGTAGCCGAGGACGAGCAGCGCCCCCGCTCCGACGCCGTCCGCCGCACCAACGAAGACCTCAGCGCCGGCGACGTGTAA
- a CDS encoding cupin domain-containing protein, with product MSEPTSTLPRDDSADLRAPVEGHDGIFVIRGGGNVRGWNGIRYRTGMSAKNVGSRQLSMNVATIPPGGVAYAHIHVDFEVMLFILEGRVRHEYGDGLKQVVENEAGDFIFIAPGVPHEVFNISDTEPVVAVVARSDASEWEHIVPYDRSTGSTGSAEG from the coding sequence ATGAGCGAACCGACTTCGACCCTGCCCCGCGACGATTCGGCCGACCTGCGCGCGCCGGTGGAGGGGCACGACGGCATCTTCGTGATCCGCGGCGGCGGCAACGTGCGCGGGTGGAACGGCATCCGCTACCGCACGGGGATGAGCGCGAAGAACGTCGGCTCCAGGCAGCTGTCGATGAACGTCGCCACCATCCCGCCCGGCGGCGTGGCGTACGCGCACATCCACGTGGACTTCGAGGTGATGCTGTTCATCCTCGAGGGCCGCGTGCGCCACGAGTACGGCGACGGATTGAAACAGGTGGTGGAGAACGAGGCGGGCGACTTCATCTTCATCGCCCCCGGCGTGCCGCACGAGGTGTTCAACATCAGCGACACCGAGCCCGTGGTGGCCGTAGTCGCGCGCTCCGACGCCAGCGAGTGGGAGCACATCGTCCCGTACGACCGCTCGACGGGGAGTACGGGTTCCGCGGAGGGGTGA
- a CDS encoding alpha/beta hydrolase-fold protein: MLKYETVIPPHVSDGAPLVVLMHGRGADRFDLVGLAPALAPDAVVVTPEAPWPGMPWGYGPGWAWYQFLGRNVPEPESFERSQADLAAFLTELPSRLPVRTGPLVLGGFSQGGVMSMAYALRNPGTVPLVMNFSGFLARHPSIRVAPDTVAGTRFFWGHGTMDPAIPFELAIEGRAQLGDAGADLTARDYRIGHGISPDEARDAREWLADAVAALG; this comes from the coding sequence ATGCTGAAATACGAAACCGTCATCCCCCCGCACGTTTCCGATGGCGCGCCGCTCGTCGTGCTGATGCACGGCCGCGGCGCGGACCGTTTCGACCTCGTGGGGCTGGCGCCTGCGCTGGCGCCGGACGCGGTCGTCGTCACCCCCGAGGCGCCGTGGCCGGGGATGCCGTGGGGATACGGCCCCGGCTGGGCGTGGTACCAGTTCCTGGGCCGCAACGTCCCCGAACCGGAGAGCTTCGAGCGCTCGCAGGCCGACCTCGCCGCGTTCCTGACCGAGCTGCCGTCGCGGCTCCCCGTGCGCACGGGGCCGCTGGTGCTGGGCGGGTTCAGCCAGGGCGGGGTGATGTCGATGGCGTACGCGCTCCGCAACCCCGGCACGGTGCCGCTGGTGATGAACTTCAGCGGCTTCCTGGCCCGGCACCCGTCCATCCGCGTGGCACCCGACACCGTCGCGGGGACGCGCTTCTTCTGGGGCCACGGCACGATGGACCCGGCGATCCCGTTCGAGCTGGCCATCGAGGGCCGCGCGCAGCTGGGCGACGCGGGCGCCGACCTCACCGCGCGCGACTACCGCATCGGCCACGGCATCTCGCCCGACGAGGCACGGGACGCGCGCGAATGGCTGGCCGACGCCGTCGCCGCGCTGGGGTAA
- a CDS encoding flavin reductase family protein, whose product MIIDTSAITPRQRYELLTSLVVPRPVAWVSTRSAAGHPNLAPFSYFAAVSPTPFLVSVSIGHRRGEPKDSLRNILDTGCFCVNAATAGQLAEMNHSSGEYPPEIDEFAHAGVPMAWGESVDAPYVANAPAVLECRLFKHVDLEGAANTLVIGEVLRVHLADGLPMQDGTMFVDTRALSPVARLWGDFYALVGETPSLARPPADAPPLQPELNE is encoded by the coding sequence ATGATCATCGACACCTCGGCCATCACCCCGCGGCAGCGGTACGAACTGCTGACGTCGCTGGTCGTCCCGCGCCCCGTGGCGTGGGTGTCGACGCGGTCGGCGGCGGGGCACCCGAACCTGGCGCCGTTCAGCTACTTCGCGGCGGTGTCGCCGACTCCGTTCCTCGTCTCCGTCTCCATCGGCCACCGCCGCGGCGAGCCGAAGGACTCGCTGCGCAACATCCTCGACACCGGCTGCTTCTGCGTGAACGCGGCCACCGCGGGGCAGCTGGCGGAGATGAACCACAGCTCGGGCGAGTATCCGCCGGAGATCGACGAGTTCGCGCACGCGGGCGTGCCGATGGCGTGGGGCGAATCCGTCGACGCGCCGTACGTGGCCAACGCGCCGGCGGTGCTGGAGTGCCGCCTGTTCAAGCACGTCGATCTCGAGGGCGCCGCCAACACGCTGGTGATCGGCGAGGTGCTCCGCGTCCACCTCGCCGACGGCCTGCCGATGCAGGACGGCACGATGTTCGTCGACACCCGCGCGCTGTCCCCCGTCGCCCGCCTCTGGGGCGACTTCTACGCGCTGGTCGGCGAGACCCCGTCGCTCGCCCGTCCCCCCGCCGACGCGCCGCCGCTGCAGCCAGAGCTGAACGAGTGA
- a CDS encoding papain-like cysteine protease family protein — translation MPLPLIATQTRRRLRVQRLPWYLEVIYPLWYWLRRLLHLIRCRSLAFTMQHQEQTQWCWSATTVSVSHFYNAASTWTQCALVNAELVRNDCCPAGNSAACNVPWTLSDPLTRTGNLASWQNGTITYASIQGQIDTGRVVCCRIGWSGGGGHFCAIRGYCSTTADWLNIGDPWYGDSSYTYPGFSSAYQGSGSWTHTYLTQP, via the coding sequence ATGCCGCTGCCGCTCATCGCGACCCAGACCCGGCGCAGACTGCGAGTTCAGCGCCTGCCGTGGTATCTCGAGGTCATCTACCCGCTCTGGTACTGGCTCAGGCGGCTGCTCCACCTGATCCGGTGCAGGAGCTTGGCCTTCACCATGCAGCATCAGGAGCAGACGCAGTGGTGCTGGTCGGCCACCACGGTCAGCGTCTCCCATTTCTACAATGCAGCGAGCACGTGGACCCAGTGCGCGCTGGTGAACGCGGAACTGGTCCGGAACGACTGCTGCCCGGCCGGGAACTCGGCGGCTTGCAACGTGCCGTGGACGTTGAGCGACCCCTTGACCCGCACCGGCAACCTCGCGTCGTGGCAGAACGGGACCATCACCTATGCCAGCATCCAAGGACAGATCGACACGGGACGTGTGGTGTGCTGCCGGATCGGGTGGAGCGGCGGAGGCGGGCACTTCTGTGCAATCCGCGGATACTGCTCCACGACCGCCGATTGGCTGAACATCGGCGACCCGTGGTACGGCGATTCGTCGTACACCTACCCGGGGTTCAGCTCCGCGTACCAGGGGAGCGGGAGCTGGACGCACACCTATCTCACCCAACCCTGA